The window TTTGCTTATTGCCATACAATGGTCACAAGGGAATAAATAAACTAGAAGTTCTACCTTCTGGAATAGCTGACTGACCTTCCTGCCACATTCAAGTGGCCCCTGATGCTGCTATGCAGAATCCACATTGGAAGGGGTTGGGGAATTTATTCTCTGTTACGCTTTCTTCAGTTACAATTAAGTCAGGACTAGTCCAAACACGtgaaaaaaattcttaagaaaaatTCTACACTAAAAAAGGctgacttttaaaatgaaaaatataatagtccataaaagtaaatacatatgtgcgcacacacatacacacacatagttgTACAAGTAAAactgaggaaatctgaataagaCTGATGGATTGTATCAATATCAATATCCTGCTAATAAAACTGTACACTATAGTTTTATAAGATGTTATCTTTGTGGGAACTGGCAAAGGGTACacaggatctctctgtattatttttttttttttgagacggagtctcactctgttgcccaggctggagtgcaatggcatgatctcagctcactgcaacctccacctcccgggttcaagtgattctcttgcctcagcctcccaagtagctgggattacaggcgcccaccactatgcctggctaattttttttttttttttgtatttttagtagagacggggtttcaccatgttggtctggctggtctcgaactcctgacctcaagtgatccacccccttggcctcccaaagtctgtattatttctcaaaattgcatgtgaatctacaattatcccgaaataaaatgtttaataaaaaatagcatAAGTATGTACATAATATCCACAATTAACAAGGCTTCTTCTTTTCTACTGTGTATCCGGGGCCCCTTACACTCACATGCTCAGTATTTCCACTGTCAGCACTCTTTTGTTCTCGCTGATAAGCAAAGCCCAGTAAGCTCTTTGCTGACCCACTCCACCACTTCTTATAATTTGGTCTTTTCTTTGTCATTGATTCAAAACTACTTTTGCAAGAATATGGGGATGATGTTGGGTTACTATTGTTTGATTATTCAGCCTTTGCATTTCTAACTATAGAGAGAGCCAGAATATTAGTATTCCTACATGGGACAATTAGAAGCCTGCCTTATCTTATTTCATATCTTCTAACAAGCTTCAGCCTCTTCATTTCATAATTAAGCATTCAATTCAAAACAGCTCTCTTTAcagatttatgttttctttctctcactctctttacCCCTTTATCCCCTTTGGGAGCTAGTGGCCTAAGAACTGGCAGGAAAAATTGCAGTCAAAAGCTTGGCATTATGAcagaacaagaggaaaaaaaacaaccccacccCCAACTACCACTCATTCACTTAGCTAAAATATAGGCTATCAAAGCATCAGGGAAAACAACAGACACAATTGCACAGAGTCATACTAGGTCTTCCAGAAACTGATGGTGGATGAAAATCACCTCTTCACCAAGAgcaaggggggaaaaaaatcactattcATCACAAAATGATGCACCACAGATCTCTCTTCAGCTCTCCTTCTCTACAACTCCACAAATCCTTCCCGTAAAATATAACTTTCTTCCTTTAATGATCTGATAGTGAATTATTCATATTCTTCAatttatctttccttcttttatttatgcTCAGACATGTACTACTTGACTGTAAAAAGCCTAAGATTATAGATTATGGGCAAGACAGAGGATTCCCAGCCCTTTCAGGGGTGCCAAGTCCaatgggcagggcagggcagggcaacaGGACGAGGTGGAGGGCTAACACTCATCTGGGGAATGGCAGGTAAGTGACCACATGGCACAGGCTTCTATGTCATGCTGACTGTTTTAGAGAATCCATCTCAAATCCTTTCCGTACCTCCATCCCCACAGTTATACCTTAGCTTAGGTACTCATGATTGTCTGAGCAGTGCCACTTCCTAGCTGGTCTCCATGTCCCCAACTCCTCCTCCATCAATCCATTTCCCACACATCTGCCAGAATCATCTTTCTAAGCTGCAAATCTAAGGAGCAATGCCCTCATCAGTAGGTCTctatcacctgaggccaggtctCCCAAACTTGCCtcgttattttttttaaaaaaaaaaagcagattcttCCATATCTTACGTTGAAGAAGCCAACCTTGTGACAGAATTTAAGTACAAGTTATTTATTTGGGGAGGGGATCCTAGGAAGTACTGGTAGAGGAATGGAGAAGGGAGACAGCCATTTTTAAAGCACAGGTTGTCTAGCTGGCTATGACTGTGGGTAACTGAGGATGCTAGCATGTTACCCAACTCTCTCATGTCACTGGCTGAGGTCTATTCCTGAGGCCATTAACTGTGCTGCACTACTAAGCTTCCCCACACATGGGAGAGAAACCCCAGGTGGGGAATAGGAGGTACTTGCAGAACTGCATCCTGAAGCAGGGAGTGTCAGGGCATGAGTAGCAAACTGACTATGTCTGCTGCACCAGGCCACATCCCTGAAGATGTCCATTCAGTGGGTCTTGGGTGGGATCTGGAAATCAGTATTGTGACAAACACATCATGGGATTCCTATGAACAGACAGATTTGAAAAACACTGACAACATTATTAAGTCCAAAATCTTTGGTGGACTCTACCAGGTCCTCCATGGTCTGTGTCTTCTGCCCTGCTCTCCATACCAACCTCCATGCACAGTCCACTTGCCAGAACACATTGAATCTGTGCACTTCCCTGCAAGCAGCATGTTCTCTTCCATGAGCAGCAACTGTGCCTTAGGAATCTgcatgaggccgggcgtggtggctcacacctgtaatcccagcattttgggaggccaaggcgggcagatcacgaagtcaggagatcgagaccatcctggccaacacagtgaaaccccgtctctactaaaaagcaaatacaaaaaattagctgggcatggtggcgagcacctgtagtcccagctacttgggagactgaggcaggagaatggcgtgaacccgggaggcagagcttgcagtgagccgagatggtgccactgcactccagcctgggcgacagagcgagactctgtctcaaaaaaaaaaaaaaaaaaaaaaaaatctgtatgatCCCCAAAGCCAAATACAGTACCATTTATATGGTAAATgcccaacaaatgtttattaaagaaataatccCCAAAGAAATACATAGTATGATATTATTTAAGTGGTATTGAAAGGTTccctggacaaaaaaaaaatcttccctatGTATTAAAATAGTAGGTACAATTCCACTATTAAAACTAAGCAAATACATATTGAGCACCTAATATATGCAAGACACTCAGGAATCCCTCCAGAAAAGTACTTTAACCTTTTATCAGCTTTTACACTTTAACAAAGATGTGCTGATACACAGATGTGAATAAAACCCTACAAAGGAGATAAACACCTGGGCAGTGGTAGAAAGGTGAAGAGCACTCACTGTAAAAGGAACTGGAGGTATGAAAGACTACCTATCCTGTGATTCTGTCAGGGTTGTCTTCAGGGACACTACCTCCTCCCTCACAAAGATTCAACAGGATAAAGaagaaagttttatttcaatGGCACAAACACCTGGAATTATGACTTCTTCCAGTGACTAGAAATGTGGTACTTGGGATCCAGATGGTAACTCTGGGCTCTATCCCTTACATCCACAATGGCTTCTGGGGCTTTCGAGATGCTCAAGGTACTCTCTTGCAAATGAGACCAGAGCAAAGGCTTTGGCCACTGAAGTCATTACAGACCTCACCTGTGGCTTTTCTCCCACTGTTAGAGATGTTAACACAGCACCTTGGTCACATTCCAGTCTGGATAATTACACTGGGGCCAGCAAACTTTACCCTCCAGCACCAACTAAACAAAGTATTCCTTTGGACTTGCTGCCATAACCTTTGTTATGCTGCTGTGGGCTATTAAAGGGCTATTCCATACTTAGGATGGCTGTATTTGTGGAAAATAAATAGCCCTGGCATTACTTTCTATACTGACAAGAAATATATTCCAAAATATCACTGGCTAAGTTGGCTATTTTGGCTTAAAATATGCAGTGCCAGAAACAATTAGAAATTACAGTAATTTCTTCTCCATTCTCTAAACTTTTACTATCCACACAAATGAAGCTTGAAATATTTGCAGCATTACACAAAGAGGGAGAGATGATGCATTAATTCCAcaaaatatatacttagtgtcTGCCATATGCCAGGCTATATGTCATAGGTACCGGGCACTGTTCTCAGTGCTGGGGGTTATGTTGACAgtgtaaatatgaaaattttcCAGAGGGAGTAATTCAAATGAATTCTTCCTATGCTGCTACATTTCTAAAAATctgaatacattatttttacttgaaaaactaCCATACACAGTTCTCCCAATCAAATACTACTTTtgtccactattttttttttttagatggagtttcgcccttgttgcccaggctggagtgcaatggcgcaatcttagctcactgcaacctctgcctcccgggttcaagtgattctcctgcctcagccccccgagtagctgggattacaggcatgcaccaccatcccggctaattttgtatttttgtagagacggggtttctccatgttggtcaggctggtcttgaactcccgacatcaggtgaactgcccgcctcgacctctcaaagtgctgggattacaggcgtgagccaccgcgcccggccttgtccACTATTTAAATAAGGGTCTGTAGGACCTTAAACTCTATGTGTATGTGGAAGTATATGTGTACCTAAGAGTGAGAAAATATGCCTTCCTGGCTATCCTGGAGGGTGGCAAACAGAATGctgcttatatatttatttgtttgcttatttttagcAATCATCCCATTTGGGTGGGTAAGAGTTTACAGGTTATAATAGCAGAAGCTGacataagaaaattgaaaacataaatatCTCTTGTTTAAAGCTCTTTAGTGTATGAAAGAAACACAAATCAGGCCCTCTGATATTCTATCATAGGAATGAaaagtgacaaaaagaaaaaaatataagtattgtgtgtgtttgcacatacacacaaattatATTGCACATGAAAATAGGAGAGGGAAGTTAATTAAATCTCAAGATTCCAGTTGGTTAAATTAAATGTATGAACTAAAGAATATTTAACATCACACTATGCAAGTGGATGCAGAAATagtttagaaaattttaagaaacataaCCTTTAAATTCAGATTAATCCTAGTGGATCTGAAACAAGTACTTCTCCTAGACAAATTATATCCAGACAgtggaaaatagatttttttaaagtgaagttCACTTGAAATATGCCAAATTATTATTCCTTTGGAAAATCCTTCTAGCTAGAACAAGTTAATAGCAGGCTTCTAAAACTAGGTTTAACATGCTGTAAATCCATTTATTCCCCTCTACAAATCTACTAAAGTACGTCTTTTCTGGTGAAAAGGCCTCTTTAATGGTACTTAATACTGTCACTACATTGTTTCTCCAATCAGTCAATGTCAAGGTTTTCTACTTAAGGAGTTATATTAAAGTTAAATGCTTACTTTTgtcataaataataaacaatggaatacagattatttaaaatagcacACGGAACCTCAAAATGtattacacacaatatatatttccTAAGTTTAGAAGAAATGACTAATAATGCATATATGATCCAAGTTTTCCATCCTATAATCCATTCATTATCATTTTAGCATTAAGAAACAATCTGCACTATCACCTCTCTCAGAGACAGATGACTCATCTTCCACTAACAGGCATTAGGTAACACCTTTGGCAAGATGGCTTTGATAAAAGACTGAAACAAATATTATGCAGGGACACAGGCACCCCACGAACCTTAAAGAGCCCAGATCACTACACCAACAGTATGTCCATTGCTTTGTAGGATAGGAGATTGTAATGAGTGATTGATTAATTAGCTATAATGTACAGGTATACAAACTGACCAATACAATCTTGAGTCTCATCCCTGTTGAAAATTCACACAGAATAAGAGATTATTAAAGACTGCCCAAAGCTATAGACAACTACCAAAGCAAGGGACTGGGCTTCCCAGTTTAGGGAAACAGGCAGGAATCATAGGACTTTTAGAGATTGAAGGCACAATATATTATACACAATGCATCTAAGACCACAGTCTAGCCTAGCGTGTCAATGTTGATTTTTTACTCTCAAATGCTAGTGTATTTTCTAAGTACAATATTAGAAATTACAATATAAGGtttttattaagataaaaatCTTGGTTgcaaatgttatgtaaataaaaaacaaagaaagaataatCAAGGAGAGAAATGAGGGGGAAATGGTCAAGTGTGACCCAGGGGAAGACATCCTGAGActgggtctgtcaccagggttgTGTCACATAATCTCACTATGCCTCAGTGTTCCTTAATATTaaagggtcaggctagagcctcAGTCTCTACTTCATTCCTAGCAGGAAAATCCTGCCATCTATTTAGGTGTTATAGAAAACTCAGGTTTTTGTAATATCCTAAGAGCACCTGGTAGCAGCAGAAAATTTGCTTACGATGTTTAATGAGTAAAAGGGGAAGAATGAGAAGGATCTAAACAATCCTCCCCATCTTGCATTTTTCAGTTTATACTAGGCTTAAGAGGGCAATTGAGGTTAGATGCTTCATTTCATCCCACAATAATTcttattataataaaacatttaatattccttaaaaaaacatccaaaagaaagaaacagcttCACCTTACTCAAATGAAACTTAGTGGATCTGTCTCATTTGGAGGGTTGCAATGCCTGAGCTACAGTGTGAGTATCAGGATGTGGAAGCAGCTGTCACTGCTTTGTTTTTCATTCACAGTAGGTGGTTGCCAGGCAACAAAATACTATTGTCTGTTTCCATGATCTATTGGCCAATTCTACCGGTGATAATGCTTTCTACGGTTTAAAACAGGGCCACCTTTTggacaaaaagaaatgagaaaaaattctAAGGATGACAATAACATATATACGAATAAATACACTGAATGTACCCTAaaattatgtgtataaatatacaacTGTGTGCtgatatacatacaaatattttgcatgtatgcatatgtgatTATATACATTCTCCTACATACAAACCCATCTACATTTAATAGGCCCACAACTTGAAACTAAATCCCTTAGGGAAATCAAGGTAtgaactagagaaataaaaacacagaattattttcttaacaatAGCAATAATTTCCAATTTGTCACATATATCAAATCCTGTTTCTTGAATAGGAGGTCCTCCAGTCAGAAAAGCAATTCTGTCTActtatataaaaacaataataatggaaaGCCTTTACCATCTACTTTAGAATCATGTAATACATTTAATATGTTGTTTTACTATCATATGCTACCAATGTGTACAAAGATAATTCAAAGAGTGTTGCTGTTTACAACCAAGAATCTTAAATTTTattcatcttaaaaataattgaattgttCTCCCCGGAATAGCCTCATGTGATTCCCCACTTTGTTTTGATATGGGTCCCTGGGGAACAACAGTCATGCTATGTTACTCTTGCATATTTCACTAgcttacaaataaaataacacacaGTGTACTCAATATAAAGTTGTCAACATTAACTTGCATCAGTTGCTGTTTGTTTCACATTGACAAGCCTTCTAAAGATAAGAATTACAATATTCTTAGATGTACAGACACAACATCAAAACAGCCTGAAGGAATTAAAGCTGGAAAATGCTAGAGGCAATCACTCTTTGAAATGAAGAGAAATCAGTATCATTTATACGTACACATATATTTCTTCAAAGACTCTAAATAATGCCAGAACAATCTGCATTTTATGCAATGCTCATCCGTCTTCCCTCACAATATTCCGAAAGCACTTTAACTATTTAACGCATCTCCTCCAAGAGGGCTTTCACTTTTTCAAACTCATTATCACTTTCAAATCTGTATATTACAAGAAACTGGAATGAGCAATATCCATTACATGAATAGACATTATTAATTTAAAGTCTCTATCAAAGTGGCAACGCTAGTAAAACAAAAGCAGAGTGTGTTAACCATAAACTAAGTACCAGCCAATATTACCACTTTGCTTGACAAAGCCGTCTCCAACAGCACGCATCCACCTCTCGAGAGGGCCCACCAGCTCAGCTTTCCAAGCTCGCTCACCTGCGTCTCTCCTCCAGGAAATCAATTTCCTTCCCACTTTCTCCACCCTCTTCAGATCCCTTAAGCACCCTTCATTACTTTCTCCAAACTACCAGACTCAAATCTGCAGCCCAGTTGGTCAGGAACCTCTCCATACGCACGTATTTCCTGCATTCTCCTGggtctgcttttaaaaattgctacCACCAAACAAATGCAATCTTAACAAAATTAGGATTACAAAGCCAGTTTTTTTCATGTAATGTTACAGCAGTGAAAGattgagggagagaaaaggagagaagcagGAGTGTACCTGGGTGAAGAAGCGTGGCTCAGTGGCTATACGGTGAGACGCAGAGATTCCACAGAGCTGGGCTTGCCCACCTGTCGACCCCACTTTCCCCATGTGCTCGCCGCGGGATGACAACCACAACACTCCAGAACCACCCCCCTCCGAAAGAGGGCGGGGTTACGCCTTCAGCCAATCAGGACCCGCGAGCCCCGGGTGTCCAACCTATGGGGTGGCTGTGGCCGTGCAGGGGGAGGACGTGGGGTGGTCTGGGAGGGGCCGCGTCCGTGGGAGGCTCGCACGTGTCGGGTCCGGAGAGGCGGGGAGGCGGGGAGGCGGGGAGGCGGCCGGCGTCCAGCGGCCGAGGCGCGGGCTCTGCACCCTGGCAGCGGCCGAGTCCGGCTGCCCCAGTGCCTCCTTTACCTCGCGCTGGGCCAGGCAGGGCGCGCTCCCGCTGACGAAGACCTGTCCAAGGTGTCCGAGCTCTCCGCGAGAGGGGACAGTCACAAATAACAATAGTACCCAGCGCAGACGAGGCGGGGAGGAAAGTTTCCGGCCCGCAGCAGAGCGGAGTCCGCCAAGGCTGGAGGAGAAGGGATGCAGAGCGGGAGGGTGAAAACCTGAAAGAAGAGGGCAGCGGGAGCACTGTGTGGGCAGGACCAGGTCCCGGGGGCGACGCCCGCCGGGGGAGACGGGTGCGGGGTGCGGGGTGCGCTGTCCAAGGTGCAGGGGAGGTGACTGGCGCGCGGCGGGCGCGGAGCCCGGAGCTGACACTGGCTGGCGGGCGGAGGGGAGAGCGGGGAACAGCTGTCTGGGGCGCTGGGCACCCCCGGGCTCGTAAAAGTGAGGGAGCTTGAGACGGGGCACGGCGGGGAAGGGTGTGGGGGCTGCACCGAAGCCCCCACGCGTCCACGCACCCCTCCTCACCAGCCTCACCTCTagctccactcccctcccccctcGCCCACTCCCCTCTCAGTCTAGATCCAGGTGCCGTGGCGGGGACGAGACCAGAGGACCCCGGCTCGGAGCCCGGACGCCCCAGGGATGCTGCGGGTCCCGGAGCTGCTTACCTGGAGCCGCCGTATGGGGAGCGGAGGCAACCCGCTGCGCGGAGTGGGGCGCCGGGCGCGGCGCGGCTCCTCCTAGCCTCggcgtcctcctcctcctttgcTTCTCCCGGACTCTGTCCCGGGCACGGAGCTGGGAGACGCGGCCGGGCTGCAGTCGCCGTTCCctctgctgccgccgccgccgctgctgcaGCAGACAGAGGACGCCCCGTGGCGGCTGGAAGCCTGTGTGAGTAGCGGCGCCCGGGAGAGCGGGGATCTGCTGAGGGGCGCTGGAGACTCCGCGGCTGGAGGCGCGCGGGCGTGCGCACGCGCGCCTGCGAGTGTGAGTGTATGGGTGCGCGCGCGCCCACGGGGTGGGGGAGTCgcgaggggagggggagagaggccGAGAGATGCTCGTAGGGACCGAGGCAAAATTCTGCGTCCCCGGAAATCCGTAAACGCGGGGAAGGAGGATCGAACGCGCGTCTCGCTTGGAGAAGCTGCCCACGGGGCGGCagcagaggaggaggggaagtCAGCGAGGCGCGCTAGGGCTCCGGATCCCAGCCCGGCAGAGCCGAGCGGAGCGCGCAGCCACCGATGCAGCAGAGGCGGCGCCCGCAGCCCACGGTCGCGCTGCCCCCTCTCGGGAGGGGCCGAGGCCGCTCGCTcccgccaccgccgccgcggTCGGGACTGCTCTACTGGGAGCGGGGAAACCGAGAGAGGGACCGCACGGTTGCTACGGCAACCTTGGAGGCGCCGGGCCAGCTGAAGGGCCAAGAGGAGAACCCGGGCGCACGTGGCCGACTCCAGGCTGGAGCGGGCGTGTTCCAGGATTGTGGGCTTGGGGTAGACGGTGGAATTGGGCCGCGTGGCCTGGGCAGATGATGCGGGGTGTGCGGCCCAGAGTGGCTCTGCCGGGGTGCGGTCGGCATTCAGGTTGGTAAGGGTGAGGGGATCCTAACCCCAGGTGACATGttgcctttttttcctccttggagGCTACTTTTTCTCAAAGTTATCCACTTCCCAGGTAAGAATGCCGGCCTCCTCTTTGTTAGGATTCAACTTAGCTTTGCAGGCATCTAAGCAGTGCCTCCTTAGAGTCAGGCTCGTCCAAGAACCGCTCCCACCAcctccccccacacacccacatCCCCCGATCCTCCATCCCAACTACATTGTAATactttagaaataaatgtttaaagcaCATTTATATTCTCTGCCTCTTAACAGATATATTGTCCTAGTAGTATACTTTTCCttgcttattttaaattctgCGTGGGATTTTATTCACACAAGCATTTCTTCAAGGGTCGTAAGGTCTGGGTAATACTTGAAATACCCTTTCTGGCAGGAATCCTCAGGGCAGGGATTGTGTTTTGCACACTTTTGCATGCCCTCCAGTGCTTAGCATAGTACTCTGTACTTTGTGAGTTCCCtgtaaatgttgaatgaatgacattGTTTTCTAGCTTCACGTAACCTGAAGGCAAAGACTCGGATGCTGGGAAAGCCATTACCACCCCACTAGGCTTGCCTGATTTTAACTTATGCCATTTCCCTGTGTGTGGCTATTTTCCCCCCTGGCGGTCAGAACCCcaatgcaaagaaagaaaataatacttaTCCATTGTGCACCCTTAACAAAGGATGCATGTAGAAGCACTCTGCAGGGACCCCAGTGGGATGCCCTGGGTGTGAGGGGGCCAAAGCT of the Pan paniscus chromosome 14, NHGRI_mPanPan1-v2.0_pri, whole genome shotgun sequence genome contains:
- the LOC134728814 gene encoding uncharacterized protein LOC134728814; translation: MIVEIPRLKDVDLVLHHTAELAVWGDPACIEPLWAAHPASSAQATRPNSTVYPKPTILEHARSSLESATCARVLLLALQLARRLQGCRSNRAVPLSVSPLPRASLTSPPPLLPPRGQLLQARRAFDPPSPRLRISGDAEFCLGPYEHLSASLPLPSRLPHPVGARAPIHSHSQARVRTPARLQPRSLQRPSADPRSPGRRYSHRLPAATGRPLSAAAAAAAAAEGTATAARPRLPAPCPGQSPGEAKEEEDAEARRSRAAPGAPLRAAGCLRSPYGGSRFSPSRSASLLLQPWRTPLCCGPETFLPASSALGTIVICDCPLSRRARTPWTGLRQRERALPGPARGKGGTGAAGLGRCQGAEPAPRPLDAGRLPASPPPRLSGPDTCEPPTDAAPPRPPHVLPLHGHSHPIGWTPGARGS